The Mercurialis annua linkage group LG8, ddMerAnnu1.2, whole genome shotgun sequence genome window below encodes:
- the LOC126659754 gene encoding stemmadenine O-acetyltransferase-like, with translation MQKKVQIVSRDMVKISSSPSIIQHHEPHKLSFFDQLTPTTYIPIIYFYPVKNLSPSTLTSKLKIALLKTLNLYYPLSGRETGNLYIDRFDQGVPFLEAQVSCSFSDFLKHHEPESLNNLLPCKPFSKETDKTNAPLIAVQINFFTCGSGIALGWCMSHKILDAAASSNFSTTWASICRGDLHDVVEPDLEQASLYFPSPATVPDNLISLMENLWFVKGDYVTSRFVFNAKAIGALRAKAKGEAEEEPSRIQTLSCFIWKCGMAASKSISGTPKTSILVETMNLRPKTNPPMNDSSIGNLFWWAVAMANPADTDSMKLNDLASMVSESINLYKTDYTHSFQGEKGFEMMSDFCEQLREVFTSEDTDIFAFTSWSKSAFTRPNFGWGEPYWVGVMGKPGQEFRNLTVFVDAKDGKAIEAWITLEKQKMAILLQDPEFLEFASPNPRFSSI, from the coding sequence ATGcaaaaaaaggttcaaattgTTTCAAGAGATATGGTGAAGATATCATCTTCACCATCGATTATTCAACATCATGAACCTCATAAACTCTCCTTTTTCGACCAACTTACTCCTACAACTTACATTccaatcatttatttttatcctGTCAAAAACCTTTCACCATCAACACTAACCTCCAAGTTAAAGATTGCTCTTCTCAAAACTCTCAATCTCTATTACCCTCTCAGCGGAAGAGAAACGGGTAATCTCTATATCGATCGTTTCGACCAAGGAGTTCCGTTTCTTGAAGCCCAAGTTAGCTGTTCATTCTCTGATTTTCTTAAACACCATGAGCCTGAGTCCTTAAACAATCTACTTCCATGCAAACCGTTCAGCAAGGAAACAGATAAGACTAACGCGCCTCTAATCGCAGTCCAGATCAACTTTTTTACTTGTGGATCAGGAATAGCATTGGGCTGGTGCATGTCACATAAGATTTTGGACGCAGCTGCATCTTCAAATTTTTCTACTACGTGGGCTTCGATTTGTCGTGGAGATCTCCATGATGTTGTAGAGCCAGATCTCGAGCAAGCGAGCTTATATTTTCCTTCACCAGCTACAGTTCCGGATAATCTTATATCTTTAATGGAAAATTTATGGTTTGTTAAAGGGGATTACGTTACAAGTAGATTCGTGTTCAACGCGAAAGCTATTGGTGCCCTTAGGGCTAAGGCGAAAGGTGAAGCTGAAGAAGAACCATCTCGGATTCAAACATTGTCGTGTTTCATTTGGAAATGTGGTATGGCTGCATCAAAATCAATATCAGGAACACCCAAGACATCGATTCTAGTCGAAACGATGAATCTTCGACCGAAAACAAATCCGCCCATGAACGATAGTTCTATCGGGAATCTGTTTTGGTGGGCAGTAGCCATGGCTAATCCTGCTGATACAGACAGTATGAAGCTAAATGATCTGGCGAGCATGGTAAGTGAGTCGATTAATTTGTATAAAACGGATTATACGCATAGTTTTCAGGGGGAAAAAGGGTTCGAAATGATGTCAGATTTCTGCGAGCAGTTAAGAGAGGTTTTTACTTCGGAAGACACTGACATTTTTGCATTTACAAGCTGGTCTAAATCAGCTTTCACAAGACCTAATTTTGGATGGGGAGAACCCTACTGGGTTGGAGTAATGGGTAAACCTGGACAAGAATTTAGAAACCTGACTGTGTTTGTTGATGCAAAAGATGGTAAAGCGATTGAAGCATGGATTAcattagaaaaacaaaaaatggcGATTTTACTACAAGATCCTGAGTTCTTGGAATTTGCTTCTCCAAATCCTAGGTTTTCTAGCAtctga